A genomic region of Betaproteobacteria bacterium contains the following coding sequences:
- a CDS encoding TonB-dependent receptor plug domain-containing protein translates to MACLDRRPISAAVIALFSTSQFALAQTQPQPTQLPEIRVQGEQEGFRRESTGSATRTETPLRDIPQFINSIPQEVIKERGATNLQDVLRTVPGISYAAPEGGTQNNQVVYLRGFPLNADTYIDGMRDLGEYNRDLFATETVEVLKGPSALLFGRGGSGGVLNQISKSADLLPRKEVAFQFGSFHQKRLTGDLNVKIGENSAIRLVALAEESGSFRFP, encoded by the coding sequence ATGGCATGCCTCGATCGTCGCCCGATTTCGGCCGCAGTGATCGCATTGTTCTCGACCTCGCAATTCGCGCTCGCGCAAACCCAACCCCAGCCGACTCAGCTTCCCGAGATCCGGGTGCAGGGCGAGCAGGAAGGCTTCCGGCGCGAATCGACCGGCTCGGCCACCCGCACCGAGACGCCGCTGCGCGACATCCCGCAGTTCATCAATTCGATTCCGCAGGAGGTGATCAAGGAGCGCGGCGCAACCAACCTGCAGGATGTGCTGCGTACCGTCCCCGGTATCAGCTATGCGGCGCCCGAAGGCGGCACGCAAAACAACCAGGTCGTATACCTGCGCGGCTTTCCGCTCAACGCCGATACCTACATCGACGGCATGCGAGACCTCGGCGAGTACAACCGGGACTTGTTCGCTACCGAGACCGTGGAAGTGCTCAAGGGGCCGTCGGCGCTGCTGTTCGGCCGCGGCGGCAGCGGCGGGGTGCTGAACCAGATCAGCAAGTCGGCCGACCTGCTGCCGCGCAAGGAGGTCGCGTTCCAGTTCGGTTCCTTCCACCAGAAGCGGCTCACGGGCGACCTCAACGTGAAGATCGGAGAGAACTCGGCGATACGCCTGGTCGCCCTGGCGGAAGAGTCGGGGAGCTTCCGTTTCCCG
- the hemP gene encoding hemin uptake protein HemP, which yields MIPNSPGPRDTTPDASGPDSSSALAHGGRPAVRRVASGELFGNAAELVIVHGQREYRLRVTSNGKLILTA from the coding sequence ATGATTCCGAACTCGCCCGGCCCGCGCGACACGACACCCGACGCCTCCGGCCCGGATTCATCGTCGGCTCTAGCGCACGGAGGGCGTCCCGCGGTGCGGCGGGTGGCGAGCGGCGAGCTTTTCGGCAATGCCGCCGAGCTGGTGATCGTTCACGGCCAGCGCGAATATCGGCTGCGCGTAACGAGCAACGGCAAGTTGATCCTTACGGCTTGA